The following are encoded together in the Streptococcus oralis genome:
- a CDS encoding ribonuclease H1 domain-containing protein, which yields MGNYKFYAVKNGHIPGIYSNWSEAEKQIKGFPNQKYKGFDDETDAINYLYGLENRYFGLKRIGSGGFAEVFRFQENDNDVAIKILKKEYSEDQGIVSRFKREYEITNELSGIDNIINVFDFSEQELSYKMEYLEFTLLKFVNQYELGDDEKLSIIQQILEVMQKVHDRKILHRDLSPSNIFINNGKIKIADFGLGKNLSSHDSHVTQYTHGLGQYYYCSPEQATQLKDATNRSDIFSIGRIINFIMTKNPNNGNHVLKSVVEVATATDPGNRYSDCKTMLNNVVVISNYITSETEQANIDLNLRSGKLDVLVENYLNNVDGLELCKKLGDIEYPSFDKLLLAYMSTSDSRAIEIIDKISHNFQEYCGWSFAANDTFAYFSYLIIENDFSQIIKNKAVSILNYVAWGVNRFYAQDLVNRLMEITSNVNEILIHSRLKDRTWDSF from the coding sequence ATGGGGAATTATAAATTTTATGCAGTAAAAAATGGTCATATCCCAGGGATTTATTCTAATTGGAGCGAAGCAGAGAAACAAATTAAGGGATTTCCTAATCAAAAATATAAAGGATTTGATGATGAAACAGATGCAATAAATTATCTTTATGGATTAGAAAATCGTTATTTTGGTTTGAAGAGAATTGGTTCGGGTGGCTTTGCAGAGGTATTTAGATTTCAAGAGAATGATAATGATGTGGCGATAAAAATTTTAAAAAAAGAATACTCAGAAGATCAAGGGATCGTTAGTCGATTTAAGAGAGAGTATGAAATCACTAATGAGTTATCAGGCATAGATAATATAATAAATGTATTTGATTTTTCAGAACAAGAGCTCTCGTATAAGATGGAATACTTGGAGTTTACCCTGTTAAAATTTGTAAATCAATATGAACTTGGAGATGATGAAAAATTATCTATTATCCAACAAATACTTGAAGTTATGCAAAAAGTTCATGACAGAAAAATTTTACATAGAGATTTGTCTCCTAGTAATATATTTATAAATAACGGGAAAATCAAAATTGCGGATTTTGGACTAGGTAAGAACTTAAGTTCACATGATAGCCATGTGACACAATATACACATGGTTTGGGGCAGTATTATTATTGTTCGCCTGAACAAGCTACACAATTAAAAGATGCGACTAACCGTAGTGATATATTCTCAATCGGAAGAATTATTAATTTTATTATGACTAAAAATCCAAATAATGGTAATCATGTTTTAAAAAGTGTAGTCGAGGTCGCAACGGCGACAGACCCAGGGAATAGATATTCTGATTGTAAAACAATGCTTAACAATGTAGTTGTGATTAGTAATTATATTACTTCTGAAACTGAACAAGCTAATATTGATTTGAATTTGAGAAGTGGAAAGTTAGATGTATTAGTTGAAAATTATTTAAATAACGTAGATGGTTTAGAGTTATGTAAGAAGTTAGGGGATATAGAGTATCCTAGTTTTGATAAGCTATTACTGGCTTATATGTCAACCTCAGATTCTAGAGCGATTGAAATTATTGATAAAATATCTCATAATTTTCAAGAATATTGTGGTTGGAGTTTTGCAGCTAATGATACATTTGCATATTTTTCATATCTAATTATAGAAAATGATTTTTCTCAAATTATTAAAAATAAGGCAGTGTCCATATTGAATTATGTTGCTTGGGGTGTGAACAGATTTTATGCCCAAGATTTAGTGAATAGACTAATGGAGATTACATCAAATGTTAATGAGATTCTAATACATTCTAGATTAAAAGACAGAACATGGGATAGTTTTTAG
- the purB gene encoding adenylosuccinate lyase, producing the protein MINRYSRPEMANIWSEENKYRAWLEVEILADEAWAELGEIPKEDVALIREKADFNIDRILEIEQETRHDVVAFTRAVSETLGEERKWVHYGLTSTDVVDTAYGYLYKQANDIIRRDLENFTNIIADKAKEHKFTIMMGRTHGVHAEPTTFGLKLATWYSEMKRNIERFEHAAAGVEAGKISGAVGNFANIPPFVEKYVCDKLGIRAQEISTQVLPRDLHAEYFAVLASIATSIERMATEIRGLQKSEQREVEEFFAKGQKGSSAMPHKRNPIGSENMTGLARVIRGHMVTAYENVALWHERDISHSSAERIITPDTTILIDYMLNRFGNIVKNLTVFPENMIRNMNSTFGLIFSQRAMLTLIEKGMTREQAYDLVQPKTAYSWDNQVDFKPLLEADPEVTSRLTQDEIDEIFNPAYYTKQVDDIFERIGLGD; encoded by the coding sequence ATGATCAACCGTTACTCTCGCCCGGAAATGGCGAACATTTGGAGTGAAGAAAATAAATACCGTGCTTGGCTTGAGGTGGAAATCTTGGCGGACGAGGCATGGGCTGAGTTGGGGGAAATCCCTAAGGAAGATGTGGCTTTGATTCGCGAAAAGGCGGACTTTAACATTGACCGTATTTTGGAGATCGAGCAGGAGACGCGTCACGATGTGGTGGCTTTCACACGTGCGGTTTCTGAGACTCTTGGCGAAGAGCGCAAGTGGGTTCACTATGGCTTGACTTCTACTGACGTGGTGGATACTGCCTACGGTTACCTCTATAAGCAGGCCAACGACATCATCCGTCGTGACCTTGAAAACTTCACTAACATCATCGCTGATAAGGCTAAAGAGCACAAGTTCACCATCATGATGGGGCGTACCCACGGGGTACACGCTGAGCCGACAACCTTTGGTCTTAAATTAGCGACTTGGTATAGCGAAATGAAGCGCAACATCGAGCGTTTCGAGCATGCAGCTGCTGGTGTAGAAGCTGGTAAGATCTCTGGTGCGGTTGGGAACTTTGCCAACATCCCACCATTTGTAGAGAAATACGTCTGCGACAAATTGGGTATCCGTGCCCAAGAAATTTCTACACAGGTCCTTCCTCGTGACCTTCACGCTGAGTACTTTGCAGTTCTTGCTAGCATCGCGACTTCAATCGAACGTATGGCAACGGAAATCCGTGGTCTGCAAAAGTCTGAGCAGCGCGAAGTGGAAGAGTTCTTTGCCAAGGGGCAAAAGGGATCTTCAGCAATGCCTCACAAACGCAACCCTATCGGTTCTGAGAACATGACAGGTTTAGCGCGTGTTATCCGTGGTCACATGGTGACGGCCTATGAAAACGTCGCTCTCTGGCACGAACGTGATATTTCTCACTCATCAGCTGAGCGCATCATCACACCGGACACGACCATTTTGATTGACTACATGCTTAACCGTTTCGGAAATATCGTCAAGAACTTGACGGTCTTCCCAGAAAATATGATCCGCAACATGAACTCTACGTTTGGTCTGATCTTTAGCCAACGTGCCATGTTGACCTTGATTGAAAAAGGCATGACCCGTGAGCAAGCCTACGACTTGGTGCAACCAAAAACAGCCTATTCTTGGGACAACCAAGTAGACTTCAAACCGCTTCTCGAAGCAGATCCAGAAGTAACATCACGTCTGACTCAAGATGAAATCGACGAAATCTTCAACCCTGCATACTACACCAAACAAGTAGATGATATCTTCGAACGTATCGGACTTGGTGACTAA
- the purH gene encoding bifunctional phosphoribosylaminoimidazolecarboxamide formyltransferase/IMP cyclohydrolase, with amino-acid sequence MTKKALISVSDKAGIVEFAQELKKLGWDIISTGGTKVTLDNAGVDTIAIDDVTGFPEMMDGRVKTLHPNIHGGLLARRDLDIHLQAAKDNKIELIDLVVVNLYPFKETILKPDVTYADAVENIDIGGPSMLRSAAKNHASVTVVVDPADYAVVLDELAANGETTYETRQRLAAKVFRHTAAYDALIAEYFTAQVGESKPEKLTLTYDLKQAMRYGENPQQDADFYQKVLPTDYSIASAKQLNGKELSFNNIRDADAAIRIIRDFKDHPTVVALKHMNPCGIGQADDIETAWDYAYESDPVSIFGGIVVLNREVDAATAEKMHGVFLEIIIAPSYTDEALAILTNKKKNLRILALPFDAQDASEVEAEYTGVVGGLLVQNQDVVKESPADWQVVTKRQPTEIEATALEFAWKAIKYVKSNGIIITNDHMTLGVGPGQTNRVASVRIAIDQAKDRLDGAVLASDAFFPFADNVEEIAKAGIKAIIQPGGSVRDQESIEAAEKYGLTMVFTGVRHFRH; translated from the coding sequence ATGACGAAAAAGGCCTTAATCAGCGTCTCAGACAAAGCGGGCATTGTTGAATTTGCCCAAGAACTTAAAAAACTCGGTTGGGACATCATCTCGACAGGTGGGACCAAGGTTACCCTTGATAATGCTGGGGTGGATACCATTGCTATCGATGATGTGACTGGTTTCCCAGAAATGATGGACGGTCGTGTGAAGACCCTCCACCCAAATATCCACGGTGGTCTCCTCGCTCGTCGTGACCTCGATATCCACCTTCAAGCGGCTAAGGACAATAAGATCGAGCTCATTGACCTTGTGGTGGTCAATCTTTATCCTTTCAAGGAAACAATTCTCAAACCAGATGTGACTTACGCTGATGCGGTGGAGAATATCGATATCGGTGGGCCATCCATGCTTCGTTCAGCGGCTAAAAACCATGCCAGCGTGACAGTTGTGGTAGACCCTGCTGACTATGCTGTGGTTTTGGACGAATTGGCAGCCAATGGTGAAACGACCTACGAAACGCGCCAACGTTTGGCAGCCAAGGTTTTCCGTCACACTGCGGCTTATGACGCTTTGATTGCAGAATACTTCACAGCTCAAGTGGGTGAAAGTAAGCCTGAAAAACTCACTTTGACCTATGACCTCAAACAAGCCATGCGCTATGGGGAAAATCCTCAGCAGGATGCTGACTTCTACCAAAAAGTTTTGCCGACTGACTATTCGATTGCTTCAGCGAAACAGCTCAACGGTAAGGAATTGTCCTTTAATAACATTCGTGACGCGGATGCGGCGATTCGTATCATCCGTGACTTCAAAGACCATCCAACCGTTGTGGCCCTCAAACACATGAATCCATGTGGGATTGGTCAAGCTGACGACATCGAGACTGCTTGGGACTATGCTTATGAGTCTGACCCAGTGTCTATCTTTGGTGGAATTGTCGTCCTTAACCGTGAGGTAGATGCTGCGACTGCTGAGAAGATGCACGGCGTTTTCCTTGAAATCATCATCGCACCAAGCTATACGGATGAAGCGCTAGCTATTTTGACCAATAAAAAGAAAAACTTGCGTATCCTTGCCTTGCCATTTGACGCTCAAGATGCTAGCGAAGTGGAAGCAGAATACACAGGTGTGGTTGGTGGTCTCCTTGTTCAAAATCAAGACGTGGTCAAGGAAAGCCCAGCTGACTGGCAAGTGGTGACCAAGCGCCAGCCAACCGAGATAGAAGCGACTGCTCTTGAATTTGCTTGGAAGGCTATCAAGTATGTGAAATCAAACGGGATCATCATAACCAACGACCATATGACGCTTGGCGTTGGCCCAGGGCAAACTAACCGTGTAGCTTCTGTTCGCATCGCCATTGACCAAGCTAAAGACCGCCTTGACGGCGCTGTGCTTGCTTCCGATGCCTTCTTCCCATTTGCAGATAACGTGGAAGAAATCGCTAAAGCAGGTATTAAGGCGATCATCCAGCCTGGAGGCTCAGTCCGTGACCAAGAATCCATCGAAGCGGCGGAAAAATACGGCTTAACTATGGTCTTCACAGGCGTGAGACATTTTAGACATTAA
- a CDS encoding PD-(D/E)XK nuclease family protein, whose amino-acid sequence MDIKDYVDLIESIRVENPNLKKYVDKLVVESIPNFWEIIEYGNTKDRNMRSAHEIRYSRFIKWLLDPTENHRLGHLFIRELLKSVEDINISNKEILSSFSDDSADIIVCQTEYKNIDVYYYNKDKQIQVAIEVKQYSSEHNSGSSEESQLTQYSKVLDERFGKQYKFFLTPDGDEPSIKNQDWISIDYKAISRILDSMIANNHDLDFIKLVKDFRADLLRTVTNVLFTRNQDELRLLTSKNRQQILSYEPDDLRFNLEFKQAILESNLDEKKIVKTIEVLQDNIYKQNHNKSSEEVKKLVNKLFEYYSGCSGLMTDYQKIMTDDLSLSGFVKKSKKGQNLTFISEKDLDRATQIYIAGDSNGVFPAVFCIFNRNTGKWSSIKKELKLSSKDASSLLLNDNFQNLIIQINTVLNRYMVRVNN is encoded by the coding sequence ATGGATATTAAAGATTATGTAGATTTGATTGAATCGATTCGTGTAGAGAATCCTAATTTGAAAAAATATGTTGATAAATTGGTTGTTGAATCAATTCCAAATTTTTGGGAAATTATTGAGTATGGAAACACAAAAGATAGAAATATGCGTAGTGCTCATGAAATTCGATATTCGCGATTTATTAAATGGTTGTTGGACCCTACAGAAAATCATAGGTTAGGTCACTTATTTATTAGGGAATTATTAAAATCAGTAGAAGATATAAACATATCTAATAAGGAAATTCTTTCATCTTTTTCTGATGACAGTGCAGATATTATAGTGTGTCAGACAGAATATAAAAATATTGATGTTTATTACTATAATAAAGATAAGCAAATTCAAGTTGCTATTGAAGTGAAACAATATTCTTCAGAACATAATAGTGGTAGCTCTGAGGAATCTCAGTTAACTCAGTACTCAAAAGTTTTAGATGAACGTTTTGGGAAGCAATATAAATTTTTCTTAACTCCTGACGGTGATGAGCCTAGTATAAAGAATCAAGATTGGATTTCAATTGATTATAAAGCAATATCTCGTATTCTTGATAGTATGATTGCTAATAATCATGATTTAGATTTTATAAAACTTGTAAAAGATTTCAGAGCTGACTTATTACGAACGGTTACGAATGTTTTGTTTACAAGAAATCAAGATGAGTTACGATTGCTTACTAGTAAAAATAGACAACAAATTTTAAGTTATGAACCTGATGATCTACGATTTAATCTAGAGTTTAAGCAAGCTATTTTAGAGTCGAATTTAGATGAAAAAAAGATTGTTAAGACGATAGAAGTTTTACAAGACAATATTTACAAACAAAATCATAATAAATCATCAGAGGAAGTAAAGAAATTAGTAAATAAACTTTTTGAATATTATTCTGGATGTTCTGGGCTAATGACTGATTATCAGAAGATTATGACAGATGACTTGTCATTGAGTGGATTTGTAAAAAAATCGAAAAAAGGACAGAATTTAACATTTATATCAGAAAAAGATTTGGATAGAGCAACTCAAATTTATATAGCTGGTGATAGTAATGGAGTTTTTCCTGCGGTATTTTGTATATTCAACCGAAATACAGGCAAATGGTCTAGCATAAAAAAAGAGCTTAAACTTTCTTCCAAAGATGCGTCTAGTTTATTACTTAATGATAACTTTCAGAATTTAATAATACAAATTAACACTGTATTAAATAGATATATGGTCCGTGTTAACAATTAA
- the purD gene encoding phosphoribosylamine--glycine ligase: protein MKLLVVGSGGREHAIAKKLLESKDVEKVFIVPGNDGMTLDGLELVDISISEHSKLIEFAKANDIAWTFIGPDDALAAGIVDEFNAAGLKVFGPTRAAAELEWSKDFAKEIMVKYDVPTAAYGTFSDFEEAKAYIEEKGAPIVVKADGLALGKGVVVAETVEQAVEAAHEMLLDNKFGDSGARVVIEEFLDGEEFSLFAFVNGDKFYIMPTAQDHKRAYDGDKGPNTGGMGAYAPVPHLPQSVVDTAVETIVKPVLEGMIKEGRPYLGVLYAGLILTADGPKVIEFNARFGDPETQIILPRLTSDFAQNITDILDGKEPTITWMDKGVTLGVVVASNGYPLAYEKGVKLPAKTGGDIITYYAGAKFAENGQDLLSNGGRVYMLVTTADTVKDGQNIIYNQLDKQNTEGLFYRNDIGSKAIK, encoded by the coding sequence ATGAAGCTGTTAGTTGTCGGTTCGGGTGGTCGTGAACATGCCATTGCTAAGAAGTTGCTTGAGTCAAAAGACGTTGAAAAAGTCTTTATAGTTCCTGGGAATGACGGTATGACTCTGGATGGTCTGGAATTGGTGGACATCTCTATTTCCGAACATTCTAAATTGATTGAGTTTGCAAAAGCCAATGATATCGCTTGGACCTTTATCGGGCCAGATGACGCCCTTGCAGCTGGGATTGTGGATGAGTTCAATGCAGCTGGTCTCAAGGTTTTTGGTCCGACTAGGGCTGCAGCGGAGCTGGAGTGGTCCAAGGATTTTGCTAAGGAAATCATGGTCAAATATGACGTTCCGACAGCAGCCTATGGCACATTTTCAGATTTCGAGGAGGCCAAGGCTTATATCGAGGAGAAAGGCGCTCCTATCGTTGTCAAGGCGGATGGATTGGCGCTCGGGAAAGGTGTCGTCGTTGCGGAGACGGTTGAGCAAGCGGTCGAAGCAGCTCATGAGATGCTTTTGGACAATAAATTTGGTGATTCTGGTGCGCGTGTGGTCATCGAGGAATTCCTTGACGGAGAAGAGTTCTCCCTCTTTGCCTTTGTCAATGGGGACAAGTTCTACATCATGCCAACGGCTCAGGATCACAAACGTGCTTACGATGGCGACAAGGGCCCTAACACTGGTGGGATGGGTGCCTATGCGCCAGTTCCTCACTTACCACAGAGCGTGGTTGACACAGCGGTTGAGACTATTGTTAAGCCAGTTCTTGAAGGGATGATTAAAGAAGGTCGTCCGTATCTTGGTGTTCTTTACGCAGGGCTTATCTTGACTGCTGATGGCCCTAAGGTCATCGAGTTCAACGCTCGATTTGGAGATCCCGAAACGCAAATCATCTTGCCTCGTTTGACATCTGACTTTGCGCAAAACATCACTGACATTTTGGATGGCAAAGAGCCAACCATCACTTGGATGGACAAGGGTGTGACATTGGGCGTGGTTGTAGCATCAAACGGCTACCCACTCGCTTATGAGAAGGGTGTCAAGCTTCCAGCCAAGACAGGAGGCGACATCATCACTTACTATGCTGGTGCTAAATTCGCTGAAAATGGCCAAGACCTTCTCTCAAACGGCGGACGTGTTTATATGCTAGTCACAACAGCAGACACCGTCAAAGATGGCCAAAACATCATCTACAACCAACTCGACAAACAAAACACAGAAGGCCTCTTCTATCGAAATGATATCGGTAGCAAGGCTATTAAGTAA
- a CDS encoding phosphoribosylaminoimidazole carboxylase — MIQIIVNAFVEKDKTGAVVEVLYASSNHEKVKAKYEELVAQYPENYLAIYDVPLDTDLNTLDHYPSVWIGKEEF, encoded by the coding sequence ATGATACAAATCATCGTTAATGCATTTGTTGAAAAAGATAAGACTGGAGCTGTCGTCGAAGTCTTGTATGCTAGTAGTAATCACGAAAAAGTGAAAGCTAAGTATGAAGAGCTAGTGGCTCAGTACCCAGAAAACTATTTAGCTATCTATGATGTCCCGCTGGATACAGATTTGAATACACTGGATCATTATCCATCAGTGTGGATTGGAAAAGAAGAATTTTAA
- the purK gene encoding 5-(carboxyamino)imidazole ribonucleotide synthase, producing MSSSKTIGIIGGGQLGQMMAISAIYMGYKVIALDPAADCPASRVAEIIVAPYNDVAALRQLAERCDVLTYEFENVDADGLDAVIKDGQLPQGTDLLRISQNRIFEKDFLSNKAQVTVAPYKVVTSSQDLADIDLSKNYVLKTATGGYDGHGQKVIRSEEDLEEAYVLADSADCVLEEFVNFDLEISVIVSGNGKDVTVFPVQENIHRNNILSKTIVPARISESLAEKAKSMAVRIAEQLNLSGTLCVEMFATADDIIVNEIAPRPHNSGHYSIEACDFSQFDTHILGVLGAPLPAIKLHAPAVMLNVLGQHVEAAETYVTENPSAHLHMYGKIEAKHNRKMGHVTLFSDVPDEVEEF from the coding sequence ATGAGCTCATCTAAAACAATCGGAATTATCGGTGGTGGCCAGCTGGGTCAGATGATGGCCATCTCCGCTATCTACATGGGGTACAAGGTTATCGCGCTGGATCCTGCGGCGGATTGCCCGGCCTCTCGTGTGGCGGAAATCATAGTGGCTCCTTATAACGATGTGGCTGCCCTCCGTCAGTTGGCTGAGCGTTGCGATGTCCTCACCTATGAGTTTGAAAATGTGGATGCTGACGGACTAGATGCTGTCATTAAGGATGGACAACTCCCTCAAGGGACCGATCTGCTCCGTATTTCCCAAAATCGCATTTTTGAAAAGGATTTTCTCTCAAACAAGGCACAAGTCACTGTGGCACCTTACAAGGTTGTGACCTCAAGCCAAGACTTGGCAGATATTGACCTATCGAAAAACTATGTCCTCAAGACTGCAACAGGTGGTTATGATGGACACGGACAAAAGGTCATTCGTTCAGAGGAAGACTTGGAAGAAGCCTATGTGCTAGCCGATTCAGCAGATTGTGTTTTGGAAGAATTTGTCAACTTTGATCTTGAAATTTCTGTTATCGTTTCTGGGAATGGCAAGGATGTGACGGTTTTCCCAGTTCAGGAAAATATCCACCGTAACAACATCCTCTCTAAGACCATCGTACCAGCCCGCATTTCAGAAAGTCTAGCAGAAAAGGCTAAATCCATGGCAGTGCGAATCGCTGAACAGTTGAACCTGTCTGGAACCCTTTGTGTGGAAATGTTTGCGACAGCTGACGACATCATTGTCAATGAGATTGCCCCCCGCCCACACAACTCTGGGCACTACTCTATCGAAGCCTGCGACTTTTCACAGTTTGATACCCATATCTTGGGTGTTCTCGGAGCACCATTGCCAGCTATCAAATTGCATGCGCCAGCCGTTATGCTCAATGTTCTCGGCCAACACGTCGAGGCTGCTGAAACATATGTCACAGAAAATCCAAGCGCCCACCTCCACATGTATGGTAAAATAGAAGCGAAGCACAACCGCAAAATGGGGCATGTGACTTTGTTTAGTGATGTACCGGATGAGGTTGAAGAGTTTTGA
- the purE gene encoding 5-(carboxyamino)imidazole ribonucleotide mutase produces the protein MKPVISIIMGSKSDWATMQKTAEVLDRFGVAYEKKVVSAHRTPDLMFKHAEEARSRGIKVIIAGAGGAAHLPGMVAAKTTLPVIGVPVKSRALSGVDSLYSIVQMPGGVPVATMAIGEAGATNAALFALRLLSVEDQAISTALADFAEEQGKIAEESTNELI, from the coding sequence ATGAAACCAGTAATTTCCATTATCATGGGCTCAAAATCCGACTGGGCAACCATGCAAAAAACCGCCGAAGTTCTCGATCGCTTCGGTGTAGCCTACGAAAAGAAAGTTGTCTCTGCCCACCGTACACCTGATCTCATGTTCAAACATGCCGAGGAAGCACGGAGTCGCGGTATCAAGGTCATTATTGCAGGTGCAGGTGGCGCAGCCCATTTGCCAGGTATGGTAGCTGCCAAAACAACCCTTCCTGTCATCGGTGTACCTGTCAAGTCTCGTGCCCTTAGTGGGGTGGATTCACTCTATTCTATCGTTCAGATGCCAGGTGGCGTACCAGTCGCAACTATGGCTATCGGTGAAGCAGGAGCGACAAACGCTGCCCTCTTTGCCCTCCGTCTTCTTTCAGTAGAAGATCAGGCTATCTCGACAGCATTGGCAGATTTCGCAGAAGAGCAAGGAAAAATCGCAGAGGAGTCTACCAATGAGCTCATCTAA